The following proteins are co-located in the Billgrantia tianxiuensis genome:
- a CDS encoding TolC family protein, with product MGIRLPMVLAVMLGTAFLLPLPALSGPILSLSEAERLARSDDPATLRYQELAEARREAAISARQLPDPALIMEVMDVARDGFSLEDDTMTQLRLGVRQTFPRGDSRRLASERESAMAQAEAARSSNAELVAVRAVRRAYLMLFEQRAILDVLEKSQPLFEDLREITEREFASGFADQQDLLRAELELSRLHDRVLSVQAQEAAALAQLARWVGQEAILRPLPLELPELAEPTGTLLAHPLLSAEQAVINAGNHGVELARQGYKPQWTVELTYGTPTERGMGMPDRMSAMVMVDLPLFTRQRQDRDLSASVHRREAAQYAWDEQARELQRQLGETQARWQQLNERERRYAEHLLPQARENAEAAEHGYRNRTTDFNSLVRARLTELETRIEAVRIGTQRRLEQVDLLYVLGENA from the coding sequence ATGGGAATTCGATTACCAATGGTGCTCGCAGTGATGCTGGGCACAGCGTTTTTGTTACCTCTCCCGGCGTTGTCGGGGCCGATACTGTCGCTCAGTGAAGCGGAGCGACTTGCCCGTAGCGATGATCCTGCCACGCTGCGCTATCAGGAGTTGGCTGAGGCTCGCCGCGAGGCAGCCATCTCAGCCAGGCAACTCCCCGACCCGGCGCTGATCATGGAAGTCATGGACGTGGCCCGGGATGGTTTTTCCCTCGAAGACGACACCATGACCCAACTTCGCCTTGGAGTGCGTCAGACGTTTCCACGAGGGGACAGCCGCCGACTGGCCAGTGAGCGGGAATCGGCCATGGCTCAGGCAGAAGCGGCGCGTAGCAGCAATGCGGAATTGGTTGCCGTCCGTGCCGTGCGTCGTGCGTATCTGATGCTCTTCGAACAGCGCGCCATCCTCGACGTGTTGGAGAAGAGCCAACCCTTGTTCGAGGACTTGCGTGAGATAACCGAACGCGAATTCGCCTCCGGTTTTGCCGACCAGCAGGACCTGTTGCGCGCCGAGCTGGAGCTGAGCCGACTGCATGACCGCGTGTTGAGCGTCCAGGCGCAGGAAGCGGCAGCCCTGGCTCAGCTTGCTCGCTGGGTTGGCCAGGAAGCCATCTTGCGCCCCTTGCCCCTCGAGCTGCCCGAGCTGGCCGAGCCGACGGGGACGTTGCTGGCACATCCACTGCTGAGTGCCGAACAGGCCGTTATCAATGCCGGCAACCATGGCGTCGAGCTGGCGCGTCAAGGCTACAAGCCGCAGTGGACGGTCGAGCTGACCTACGGCACACCAACAGAGCGGGGCATGGGCATGCCGGACCGCATGTCGGCGATGGTCATGGTCGACCTCCCGCTCTTTACACGTCAGCGCCAGGATCGTGATCTATCGGCCAGCGTGCATCGACGTGAAGCCGCCCAGTATGCCTGGGATGAGCAGGCCCGCGAGTTGCAGCGCCAACTGGGGGAGACCCAAGCCAGATGGCAGCAACTGAACGAACGTGAGCGTCGTTATGCGGAGCATCTTCTTCCGCAGGCCCGTGAGAACGCCGAAGCCGCCGAACATGGGTATCGCAACCGCACGACGGATTTCAATTCGCTCGTACGCGCTCGCCTCACTGAGTTGGAAACGCGCATCGAGGCAGTGCGCATCGGCACACAGCGTCGCCTCGAGCAGGTGGATCTGCTCTATGTGTTGGGAGAAAACGCATGA
- a CDS encoding efflux RND transporter periplasmic adaptor subunit has protein sequence MKTLAVIVLLGMGAAAGVAAVTFWPDSHGHVAVAGGTANGEREILYYRHPHNPSVTSPEPRKDEMGMDFIPIYVGGGDALPGTVSISPIVQQNINVRIGSVARGDLVRLVETVGFVDYDESRLSHIHLRTQGWIEDLSVRTTGERVEEGQLLFRLYSPELVNAQEELLHVVRRGGSAAPARERLRALGVSAAEIAEIERAGQPRRLISVRAGQGGVVESLNVREGMYVTPGTEVMTIADLSQVWVIADLFEHQVDAVARGDAAHVKLPFRPGERLEGKIDYIYPSLNSPTRTVQVRLAFDNLGERLKPGMYADVQLTTRPLQGVLYLPAEAVIRTGRQDRVILALGEGRFQAREVQVGRRANGDLEIIEGLKEGERVVLSGHFLLDSEASASAELNRMREAEQEIGDEVWAEGRLLGIDYDARVLNVDHEPIPLLGWPAMMMDFAVADDLGLDGLHDDMAMRFRMREREEFVYEITAIEPMAHDH, from the coding sequence ATGAAGACATTGGCGGTTATCGTCCTGCTTGGTATGGGCGCGGCAGCGGGAGTCGCTGCCGTGACCTTTTGGCCGGACTCGCATGGGCATGTTGCCGTGGCGGGGGGCACGGCCAATGGGGAGAGAGAGATTCTTTACTACCGGCATCCGCATAACCCCTCCGTAACCTCTCCTGAGCCGCGCAAGGACGAGATGGGCATGGATTTCATTCCGATCTATGTGGGTGGCGGCGATGCGTTGCCCGGTACGGTGAGCATCAGTCCCATCGTGCAGCAGAACATCAATGTGCGTATCGGTTCCGTGGCTCGCGGCGATCTGGTACGCCTGGTCGAAACGGTCGGCTTTGTCGACTACGACGAATCGAGACTTAGCCACATCCATCTGCGTACCCAGGGGTGGATCGAGGATCTCAGCGTGAGGACAACCGGAGAGCGAGTTGAGGAGGGGCAACTGCTGTTCCGCCTCTACTCGCCGGAACTGGTCAACGCCCAGGAAGAGTTGCTGCACGTTGTGCGTCGCGGTGGCAGTGCTGCTCCAGCCCGTGAGCGCCTCAGGGCGCTGGGGGTCAGTGCCGCCGAGATTGCGGAGATCGAGCGGGCCGGACAGCCGCGCCGACTGATCTCGGTCAGGGCTGGGCAGGGAGGTGTCGTGGAGTCGCTCAACGTGCGTGAAGGGATGTATGTCACGCCGGGCACAGAGGTCATGACGATTGCGGACCTCTCGCAGGTATGGGTGATTGCCGACCTGTTCGAGCATCAGGTGGATGCCGTGGCGAGAGGCGACGCCGCTCACGTGAAGTTGCCTTTTCGTCCCGGCGAGCGTCTTGAGGGCAAGATCGATTATATCTATCCGAGCCTGAACAGCCCGACTCGAACCGTTCAGGTACGCCTTGCCTTCGACAATCTCGGTGAGCGGCTCAAGCCGGGCATGTACGCCGATGTCCAGTTGACCACCCGCCCGCTTCAGGGCGTGCTGTACCTTCCGGCCGAGGCAGTGATCCGCACCGGCCGGCAGGATCGCGTCATCCTGGCGCTGGGTGAAGGGCGCTTCCAGGCACGCGAAGTACAGGTAGGGCGTCGTGCCAACGGCGATCTGGAGATCATCGAAGGCCTCAAGGAAGGAGAACGTGTCGTTCTCTCCGGCCACTTTCTGCTCGACTCCGAGGCGTCCGCCAGTGCGGAACTCAACCGCATGCGAGAAGCAGAGCAAGAGATCGGTGACGAAGTTTGGGCCGAGGGACGCCTGCTTGGCATCGATTACGACGCCCGCGTGCTGAATGTCGATCATGAACCGATTCCGCTGCTGGGCTGGCCAGCGATGATGATGGACTTTGCCGTAGCCGATGACCTCGGGCTCGATGGGCTGCACGACGATATGGCGATGCGCTTCCGCATGCGTGAGCGGGAAGAGTTCGTCTACGAAATCACCGCTATTGAGCCGATGGCTCACGACCACTGA
- a CDS encoding copper-binding protein produces MGLMVTAPVMASSDHGHGKHAGHGAMAGHAQQEMRTAEGVGIVRSVADDGSSVVLAHEPIAELRWPAMTMEMSLADPALAELVDAEDRVSFVLRQIGETDYEIVSIEIID; encoded by the coding sequence ATGGGCCTGATGGTGACAGCTCCTGTAATGGCGAGTAGCGATCATGGCCATGGCAAGCATGCGGGCCATGGTGCCATGGCTGGCCATGCACAACAGGAAATGCGCACGGCGGAGGGCGTCGGTATCGTGCGGTCGGTGGCTGATGATGGCAGTAGTGTAGTACTGGCTCACGAGCCGATCGCTGAGCTTCGTTGGCCGGCCATGACCATGGAGATGTCGCTGGCAGACCCTGCACTGGCCGAGCTTGTCGATGCTGAAGACCGTGTCAGCTTCGTCCTGCGCCAGATCGGCGAGACCGATTACGAAATCGTCTCTATCGAGATCATCGATTGA
- a CDS encoding response regulator transcription factor yields MTEPTRAPCIAVVDDDEALRDSLAWLLDSVGLTTLAFADGEAFLAAAPESFDAVLLDVRMPGLSGLQVQQRLNERGDTAPVIFMTGHGDVPMAVAALKSGAFDFIEKPFNHQQLIDAVQQALAEHQRLRSLRQRLDALQQRFDALRPKERQILVHVAEGMTSREIAEHLDVSAKTVEVYRLRGMKALGAGNLAELVRICVALGLVEPLPE; encoded by the coding sequence GTGACCGAGCCTACCCGCGCCCCCTGTATCGCCGTGGTCGACGACGACGAGGCGCTGCGCGACTCACTGGCCTGGCTGCTCGATTCCGTGGGGCTGACCACCCTCGCCTTCGCCGACGGCGAGGCATTTCTTGCCGCTGCGCCCGAGAGTTTCGATGCCGTACTGCTGGACGTACGCATGCCGGGGCTCTCCGGCCTGCAGGTACAGCAGCGGCTAAACGAGCGCGGCGACACCGCACCGGTGATCTTCATGACCGGTCACGGCGACGTGCCCATGGCCGTCGCCGCGCTCAAGTCCGGTGCCTTCGACTTCATCGAGAAGCCATTCAATCACCAGCAGCTGATCGATGCCGTACAGCAGGCGCTCGCCGAGCACCAGCGGCTGCGCTCGCTGCGCCAGCGTCTCGATGCCCTGCAGCAGCGCTTCGATGCCCTGCGCCCCAAGGAGCGACAGATTCTCGTGCATGTGGCCGAGGGCATGACCAGCCGCGAGATCGCCGAGCATCTCGATGTCAGCGCCAAGACGGTGGAGGTCTACCGGCTGCGGGGCATGAAGGCGCTGGGCGCCGGTAACCTGGCCGAGCTGGTACGCATCTGCGTGGCACTGGGCCTGGTCGAGCCATTGCCGGAATGA
- a CDS encoding PAS domain S-box protein, with protein MASDRETLRARLAELEARNAELEAKVLELDEEKRHYQWLAESTTDLISRHARDGTFLYASQAARDLLGYEPEELIGVSAYDLFHPSDLADLLNKSPRVYYHDGFYQQTYRFRAKDGHYVWFETTSRTRRDPASGELIDVLCVSRDVGRRIRAEANRERLARVVESTTDYVLFCDGDERLFYSNEAARRLLGLPREGLGARLEQAYTPGSLTILREIVLPAVARYGSWSGELEMPGPQGAVPVLSVVLAHRGPGAEPDHLSLLNRDIGLRKAAEAQARRHQEQIAHANRLATTGELASNIAHELNQPLGAIANYASGALMQLRTDPGRPASDLTLPLTRIDEQVQRLAQRLRHIRAFVRKGQTRPRPVVLLDVVDAACRLCEWQYQQAGIALEHELAEALPRVQADPIALEQVLVNLLLNALEASREQPGATRVEVHAHQSGPREVTFSVSDQGPGVTDDEAQAIFSPFHSSRPEGLGMGLAISRSLMEAMGGSLELADGSGGAIFTGTLLSEANPIHRSVSPRSQP; from the coding sequence ATGGCAAGCGATAGAGAGACGCTGCGCGCACGGCTGGCCGAGCTCGAAGCCCGCAATGCCGAGCTCGAAGCCAAGGTCCTCGAACTCGACGAGGAGAAACGCCACTACCAATGGCTGGCGGAGAGCACCACCGATCTGATCTCACGCCACGCCCGAGACGGCACCTTCCTCTACGCCTCTCAGGCCGCCCGCGACCTGCTCGGCTACGAGCCCGAGGAGCTGATCGGCGTCTCGGCCTACGACCTCTTCCACCCTTCCGACCTCGCCGACCTGCTCAACAAGTCGCCCCGGGTCTATTACCACGACGGTTTCTACCAACAGACCTATCGTTTTCGCGCCAAGGACGGGCACTACGTGTGGTTCGAGACCACCAGCCGCACCCGTCGCGACCCGGCCAGCGGCGAGCTGATCGACGTGCTCTGCGTCTCCCGCGATGTGGGGCGGCGCATTCGCGCCGAGGCCAACCGCGAGCGCCTGGCACGAGTGGTGGAATCGACCACCGACTACGTGCTGTTCTGCGACGGCGACGAGCGGCTGTTCTACTCCAACGAGGCGGCGCGACGCTTGCTGGGCCTGCCGCGCGAAGGGCTCGGCGCCCGGCTCGAGCAGGCCTATACGCCGGGCTCGCTTACCATCCTGCGTGAGATCGTGCTGCCCGCCGTGGCCCGCTACGGCTCCTGGAGCGGAGAGCTGGAGATGCCTGGGCCCCAGGGAGCGGTACCGGTACTCAGCGTGGTGCTGGCCCACCGCGGCCCGGGCGCCGAACCCGACCACCTCTCCCTGCTCAACCGCGACATCGGGCTGCGCAAGGCCGCCGAGGCCCAGGCGCGGCGTCACCAGGAGCAGATCGCCCACGCCAACCGCCTGGCTACCACCGGCGAGCTGGCCTCCAACATCGCCCACGAACTGAACCAGCCGCTGGGTGCCATCGCCAACTACGCCAGCGGTGCGCTGATGCAGCTACGTACCGACCCGGGACGCCCAGCCAGCGACCTGACCCTGCCGCTCACGCGCATTGACGAGCAGGTGCAACGTCTGGCGCAGCGCCTGCGCCATATTCGCGCTTTCGTGCGCAAGGGCCAGACCCGGCCACGCCCGGTCGTGCTGCTCGACGTGGTCGACGCCGCCTGTCGCCTGTGCGAATGGCAGTACCAGCAGGCTGGCATTGCCCTCGAGCATGAGCTGGCGGAAGCACTACCGCGCGTCCAGGCCGACCCCATCGCCCTGGAGCAGGTGCTGGTCAATTTGCTGCTCAACGCGCTGGAGGCGAGCCGCGAGCAACCCGGAGCGACACGGGTGGAGGTCCACGCACACCAGAGCGGCCCCCGCGAGGTCACCTTCAGCGTCAGCGACCAGGGCCCTGGTGTCACGGACGACGAAGCCCAGGCCATCTTCTCTCCTTTCCATTCCAGCCGCCCGGAGGGGCTGGGCATGGGGCTCGCCATCAGTCGCTCGCTGATGGAGGCCATGGGCGGCAGCCTGGAACTGGCCGACGGTTCCGGGGGCGCCATCTTTACCGGTACACTGCTGAGCGAAGCGAACCCCATCCATCGCAGCGTATCACCCCGGAGCCAGCCGTGA
- a CDS encoding 2OG-Fe(II) oxygenase, which yields MSLLTRPAFAASALPQLVDALVEQGWFIGEGFLDAELCHDLHRELMEMAEREALAVAGIGRGDEHQLRRDIRGDAIRWLDRESLAQRRYLEAMGELQRELNQALYLGLFEYEAHFAHYPPGAFYKKHLDSFRGRANRVVSTVGYLNPDWPADGGGEMAIFAADDPEREVARVRPEAGNFACFLSENVPHEVLPTRLPRASIAGWFRRNASLGGLVDPAR from the coding sequence ATGTCGCTGCTCACCCGACCGGCCTTCGCGGCCAGTGCCCTGCCTCAGTTGGTCGACGCCCTGGTGGAACAGGGCTGGTTCATCGGCGAAGGCTTTCTCGACGCAGAGCTGTGCCATGACCTGCACCGGGAGCTGATGGAGATGGCCGAGCGCGAGGCGCTGGCCGTGGCCGGCATCGGCCGCGGCGACGAACACCAGCTGCGCCGCGACATTCGCGGTGATGCCATCCGCTGGCTCGACCGCGAGAGCCTGGCCCAGCGCCGCTATCTCGAGGCCATGGGCGAGCTGCAGCGCGAACTGAACCAGGCACTGTACCTGGGGCTGTTCGAATACGAGGCCCACTTCGCCCACTACCCGCCCGGCGCTTTCTACAAGAAACACCTGGACAGCTTCCGCGGCCGCGCCAACCGGGTGGTTTCCACGGTGGGCTATCTCAACCCCGACTGGCCGGCGGACGGCGGCGGCGAGATGGCGATCTTCGCCGCCGACGACCCCGAGCGGGAAGTGGCCCGGGTACGTCCCGAGGCCGGCAACTTCGCCTGCTTTCTCTCCGAAAACGTGCCCCATGAGGTGCTGCCGACCCGCCTACCGCGGGCCAGCATCGCCGGTTGGTTCCGGCGCAATGCCTCGCTGGGTGGCCTGGTGGACCCGGCACGCTGA
- a CDS encoding CoA pyrophosphatase: MLEKLRQRLQAHAPRRMRLDMPQAAVLMPIVDRPEPTLLFTRRAGHLNTHSGQVAFPGGKREETDRDLLFTALRESHEEIALPPDRVELLGRLSDVISLHGILVTPYVGLIPPDLPLVPDPDELDAIFEVPLELFLEDRRHHTDVIPVNGRPHYVPSYHTQGQVIWGLSAMMLVELLAEGFERPISLFDEPPSGRLCYFPERLLRSSKTETRLS; the protein is encoded by the coding sequence ATGTTAGAGAAACTTCGCCAGCGCCTGCAAGCGCACGCTCCGCGCCGCATGCGCCTCGACATGCCCCAGGCCGCGGTCTTGATGCCGATCGTCGACCGCCCCGAACCGACGCTGCTATTCACCCGGCGGGCGGGCCACCTCAATACCCACAGCGGCCAAGTGGCGTTCCCCGGCGGCAAGCGCGAAGAGACCGACCGCGACCTGCTGTTCACCGCCCTGCGCGAATCCCACGAAGAAATCGCCCTGCCGCCGGATCGGGTCGAGCTGCTCGGCCGACTGTCGGACGTGATCTCGCTGCACGGCATTCTGGTCACGCCCTACGTGGGCCTGATCCCTCCCGATCTGCCGCTCGTGCCCGACCCCGATGAACTCGACGCCATCTTCGAGGTGCCGCTCGAACTGTTCCTCGAGGACCGGCGCCACCACACCGACGTGATCCCGGTGAACGGTCGCCCTCACTACGTGCCCAGCTACCATACCCAGGGCCAGGTGATCTGGGGCCTCTCGGCGATGATGCTGGTGGAACTGCTGGCGGAGGGGTTCGAGCGCCCCATCAGTCTGTTCGATGAGCCACCCAGCGGTCGGCTATGCTATTTTCCCGAACGCCTGCTGCGCAGCTCGAAAACCGAGACGCGCCTTTCCTGA